AATACCGAAAACAGCAACaagaaaatttcacaaaaagttTCCGAAAATCAGGGCTGAAAAATGCATATACGAGTGGGTTTAAACAAGAGCTTAAGGCCACTGCTATATCACACGCCATATATAAAGAATACTCTTGAGAGAATGATAAATGAACGAAAACCTCATATGCTCTAAGAAAATCAACGCAAAGGGTAAATCCCCAACCTACAGTAAAGATGAAGACCGCTATGACCATCAAGCGAACTGTTTTAGCTTTATGTTTTGCAACTGCACCATGAATCATGCCATTTTTAGTCCCTTTCCACAACCTTTGAGCAATCTTTGTGTAAATAATCACCATTAATATGAAGGGGACaacaaaagccaaaacaaaatacatcGTCTTTGCCAGTCTGCCATCGGCAAGCGAGTTGCAAAGGAAAACGTTGTCACAATGTTCGGTCGCATTTATACCTCCCCAACATATTTCACCTGTTCTTGGTTGAACTGTAAAAATGACTGGTATTGAAGTCACGCAGGCGTAAAGCCATATACTTGAAATTAACAGCAAGTATGTCCGCAGCTGCTGTGGTGCTAAGCTTTTAAAAGGTTGGAGAACGTTTCTGTATCTGTCCCAAGCAATAGCAGTCAAACTGCCAAAAATCAAAgcggaaaacatattttgcgCAAACTCTTCAGCTGTGCATGACAGTATCGACAGACTTTCCACACGGATCAGTGTTAAGATTGGAAATATTGCATAAAACACATGAATCAACGATAAATGAAAAATCAGAAAACTTGAGACATTCTTGCGTATCTTTCGGCTTCGCAACATAACATAGACCACGAGAGCATTGAGTATCATACAACAGACCACGAGAAAGTAGAATATCAGCAGCAACGAATAGGAAACGTTCCAAACCATAGTTGTTTCCACCTGATATGGAGAGGACTGATTCTCTGAGCTATTGTAGCTTATTGTTGATCCAATAAAATTTCGACTCCATTTCCAACACAGAGCGCCTTTCTGTCTTTCGTAATGACGTCAAAGAACCGACACAAAGCAGAATTTGCTGGAGATAGGGGGTTGATTTTTCCGGAGAGTGCTAAACACACTTTAAGGCCGTACCGAGTTTACACTTTGTGGAGGATCTGCTAAGAATAAAGCAAAATAATTGGACCGAGCATATCTGtagttttatttgtttacaTAGGTCTCAAATGAGTACTGCAAAACGGCCAACACACTCTGGCCAATAGCAACTCTCCCAGCTGTCAAATGAACCAATCCTGACTCGATGACGAAAAGAAAACATATGCAGAGGGCGCCAGCTAGGCTTCGCCAGACGAGTGGAAATTGCTTTCGACGCTTCATTAATAACTAGACTTTTCCCGAAAAATAAAAATCCGTCATTGTCTGCTTTTGATGTTGGCAATGTACCAAGCGAATCTGGATGTCCCCTTCTATGGTTGCCgaattgttgcaatattcaATAGCATCATTTTACATTCAATAATTCACATTCATCAtaaggagcttaacttgggccaggaatgtgggtccccgctgtttaggtaaaaaaaaattaccaaaatctcagtgggagttgtaacaagactcacactaaaaaggcagagcgagagacaaagggagagagaggtgttaatctcgacacatttgttgagccgacttcgtcataaagttttaatgacgacaaataactcaaattacTCAAATTactcaaaatagtccagaggcacagtaaatcaatctgaaatattttctaaaacacggtttacaacggccagcatcatgcaattaaaaaatggaaaattatttctttattctctttatttcaaattaatttaaacacaggcaaattatatcttaactttcaggctaccgagatgcaacttgttttgcccggcatacacttttctcaacaccaacggtgaattggttcttttctgattttaaagcaatccatttttaagttttatacttatggaactcgataactgaggaataaaactcaacagctattacaacttcgaacatctgcttccctaattctccggttaaacatgaatcCCGGGCATGAATCGTTAGTgatcgatgtattggtgtatttgttaatttaaatacaggtaaattatttcttaactgttaggctaccgagatgcaacttgttttgcctggcatacacttttctcaacagcaacggtgaattggttcttttctgattttaaagcaaaccatttttaagttttattggttgtgttttcactaggtCGATTAACTAGCTGAACATTCTTTCCAGGCTTTGCCTAGAAACTGACTTTTACTAGCTAAAAGTGACAACTGTTTTCTAAGCCGCTAACTCAGAGAATTCAAATTGCAAAAGCGCgccataataaaaaaatgaaaggggcCGTAGTGCTTGGAATGACTTCTCTTGTGATTATTTTCGCTGTATTTTTGACAAGTAGAAGGAGCCAATGAGGCTTATGTCCTTACAAATAAGGAAGATGCGACGAAAAGTTTTAAATAATTCTGTCAATCCAACAATGAAACAACATTCAGCGCCATAAGAGCAGGACTACATCACAATTCTGGTTTAAGGACCTGGCCGAAGAAATGGAGAATCCAGTGGGGTCGGGGGATTGTAAATCGAAAGAAATGACTGTTGAAatcgttttcctttttgaatttcTCAAGCTCAACCGCGAGGGACTTGTCTGTAAAGAGGGAAAATGACATCACCAGATTATTTGGCAGGCTTCTGTCAAGACGCGCGGCCCGATTGGCTGCGGTGTTTATCAGGACAAGTTATACCATCTCGCGAGGTAGTATAACTCTGCGTGAATTTCCGCTCGTAAAGGCGAGAAAATCCCTTGTTTTTGCttgtgaaaacagcttgcatttttaactAGCTAAAACCAAGACGAGGTGTTTTCACTGTATACTTTTCCGGCTTTATCTAGTTAAAATtgtcctagtgaaaacacaaccattatacttatggaactcgataactgaggaataaaactcaacagctattacaccttcgaacatctgcttccctaattctccggttaaacatgaaacgttagtgatgtattggtgtatttgttaatttaaatacaggcaaattatttcttaactttcaggctaccgagatacccggccgagatataacttgttttgcctggcatacacttttctcaacagcaacggtgaattggttcttttctgattttaaagcaatccatttttaagttttatacttatggaactcgataactgaggaataaaactcaacagctattacaccttcgaacatctgcttccctaattctccggttaaacatgaaacgttagtgatgtattggtgtatttgttaatttaaacacaggcaaattatttcttaactttcaggctgccgagacgcaacttgttttgcctggcatacacttttctcaacagcaacggtgaattcagtgaattggttcttttctgatttaaagcaaaccatttttaagttttatacttatggaactcgataactgaggaataaaactcaacagctattacaccttcgaacatctgcttccctaattctccggttaaacatgaaacgttatatagtgatgtattggtgtatttgttaatttaaacacaggcaaattatttcttaactttcaggctgccgagacgcaacttgttttgcctggcatacacttttctcaacagcaacggtgaattcagtgaattggttcttttctgattttaaagcaatccatttttaagttttatacttatggaactcgataactgaggaataaaactcaacagctattacaccttcgaacatctgcttccctaattctccggttaaacatgaaacgttagtgatgtattggtgtatttgttaatttaaacacaggcaaattatttcttaactttcaggctgccgagacgcaacttgttttgcctggcatacacttttctcaacagcaacggtacggtgaattcagtgaattggttcttttctgattttaaagcaatttgaaaccatttttaagttttatacttatggaactcgataactgaggaataaaactcaacagctattacaccttcgaacatctgcttccctaattctccggttaaacatgaaacgttatatagtgatgtattggtgtatttgttaatatttaaacacaggcaaattatttcttaactttcaggctgccgagatataacttgttttgcctggcatacacttttctgaacagcaacggtgaattcagtgaattggttcttttctgattttaaagcaatccatttttaagttttatacttatggaactcgataactgaggaataaaactcaacagctattacaccttcgaacatctgcttccctaattctccggttaaacatgaaacgttagtgatgtattggtgtatttgttaatttaaacacaggcaaattatttcttaactttcaggctgccgagacgcaacttgttttgcctggcatacacttttctcaacagcaacggtgaattcagtgaattggttcttttctgattttaaagcaatccatttttaagttttatacttatggaactcgataactgaggaataaaactcaacagctattacaccttcgaacatctgcttccctaattctccggttaaacatgaaacgttatatagtgatgtattggtgtatttgttaatttaaacacaggcaaattatttcttaactttcaggctgccgaaACGCAACtcgttttgcctggcatacacttttctcaacagcaacggtgaattcagtgaattggttcttttctgattttaaagcaatccatttttaagttttatacttatggaactcgataactgaggaataaaattcaacagctattacaccttcgaacatctgcttccctaattctccggttaaacatgaaacgttatatagtgatgtattggtgtatttgttaatttaaacacaggcaaattatttcttaactttcaggctgccgagacgcaacttgttttgcctggcatacacttttctcaacagcaacggtgaattcagtgaattggttcttttctgattttaaagcaatccatttttaagttttatacttatggaactcgataactgaggaataaaactcaacagctattacaccttcgaacatctgcttccctaattctccggttaaacatgaaacgttagtgatgtattggtgtatttgttaatttaaacacaggcaaattatttcttaactttcaggctgccgagacgcaacttgttttgcctggcatacacttttctcaacagcaacggtgaattcagtgaattggttcttttctgattttaaagcaatccatttttaagttttatacttatggaactcgataactgaggaataaaactcaacagctattacaccttcgaacatctgcttccctaattctccggttaaacatgaaacgttagtgatgtattggtgtatttgttaatttaaacataggataattatttcttaactttcaggctgccgagacgcaacttgttttgcctggcatacacttttctcaacagcaacggtgaattcagtgaattggttcttttctgattttaaagcaatccatttttaagttttatacttatggaactcgataactgaggaataaaattcaacagctattacaccttcgaacatctgcttacctaattctccggttaaacatgaaacgttatatagtgatgtattggtgtatttgttaatttaaacacaggcaaattatttcttaactttcaggctaccgagatataacttgttttgcctggcatacacttttctcaacagcaacggtgaattcagtgaattggttcttttctgattttaaagcaaaccatttttaagttttatactcatggaactcgataactgaggaataaaactcaacagctatattacaccttcgaacataattctccgcttaaacatgaaacgttagtgatgtattggtgtatttgttaatttaaacacaggcaaattaatttgtcagttaactttcaggctaccgagatgcaacttgttttgcctggcatacacttttctcaacagcaacagtgaattggttcttttctgattttaaagcaaaccatttttaagttttatacttatggaactcgataactgaggaactgggaaatttagaatgcccaattgtagctgtgtaaaatttcattccgggctaattgatttcccagcatgtcacagggaggcacattcaatattaatcacagacttatcaatttcctagctgctatcatgatatcctgatatcatgaaattgaacctaacagcaattattttacctcaacgtttgagcgtgagcctgtataccgggaaggcttccagcaccgaattccccgacgtcaacattgtttactgcctccataactcgtttgaaaacatgaatacagaaattcatgacattcagacgaagactgctcaattaatcccctcacagaggccaaccaaagttattccgtaagcttcgtccacgtttttaccagaatttcggacggcgtgtctaatctgcaggtcgcaggtcacaggttgcaggtcattgtttcaccaatacagaaagtatcctaaacattcttaaaagctaaccttgggcctaattaggcctaaggttagcttttaagaatgtttaggatactttctgtattggtgaaacaatgactgcaacctatgacctgcgacctgcagattagacccgccgaatttcggaacgtgatcaccattttcccgcaaaaaattaccgacttgaaggcgacaaatctctcttcgaaagagctgaaaaaactttccttcgacaaattggctaacattttaccttggatgccagaggtcttctcgctcaccagcggcgaggagcgtcgaagtagtgctggtcggcgagagacgacggcgacctgtaccatttttccccgggtgagagagttaatccataaatcctatagaacgaaaaatggttccgtgtcccagcactaaccgccactgtcgatacgcgcaaacgaactgaaatagatttgtgttccccacaaaattcatctcgcgcctaaatatggtcattcaataaaaaattaactacttttttctgcttaacgtaagttcacagtacaatctgatcgatcctgaatgctgtaacacttttttgaataagaaacaccttttgtgttatgtttttagcctttgttgatggatatctacaccgtcaggagacgtccagccgagaattcctgagtcggcttaagctcctcatgtaTTCACCCTTTGTATTCagtaaaaatctatttgtattcaataattcacatttgTATTCAGTAAAAATCTATTTGCATGCAATAAATTCTTCATAtttttgttcactaaaaatcatttatattCAATTGAAGGCGGAATTTTTCATTCTATAATTTCTGCTGTCCTGTCGGCAAGCGGATAAACGAAGTTACATTAAAGAAAAATGGCTGCTTCTGTGGAAGCTTCGTGGGAGGAAGTACTATCTTCCATTGCATGATAACCTGTTGATGGAGACGGAAATCCAAGATAGCAATCCTGAGTTAGGGCTTCACGAAGCCGTACtactaccagaaacccataaggattgaaacgtgtaacggccccttgtgtgctgggaaacaagcttctgaatattcaatttgctaagtaccatattcgGAACAACAggagcaaggggtttccaaatatggcacttagcactgaaacattcaaccaatcagttcgcgccgaatattcggaagctgtgaacgcgtgttacacgtttcaaccgtTAACGGCTTCTGCTACTACTTAACAGACTTGAAATGGCAGTATCTATCCTGCGTGCGTTGGTTAAAATGGATCTGGACTTAGATAGGAATGTCTATCAAGTTTTAAGGCAGCTGTGCAGTTTTCTTACAGATGTTTATCAATACTGGGATGCAAAAGTAAGCCAAATAAGACGCAGAACTGTAACTTTACCAAATTTAGGATTACGGGAGATGGTTCATTCTGCAAACCCAGGAAGACCACCCTTTGTTATCGAAAAGGAACTGCTAGAGGACCTCCGAAGCGCTTCGTACACGTGGACAGATATTGCCAAGATGTTAGGAATTTCCCGCTGGACCTTGTATAGAAGAGTAAGAGAGTACAACCTCGAGCACTTAAACAGATATTCAGATATTTCAGATGATGAACTGGATGAGCTAATTAGGGGATATATTTCTCGGCATGGAAACACAACAGGGGAATCTTATTTGATTGGATTCGTCAGGTCTCGTGGGCTTAGAGTTCAAAGGGATAGGATAAGGAGGTCACTCACTCGCGTTGATCCAGAAAACACTGCATTAAGGTGGGCATGTGTGATAACTCGAAGGGTGTACAGCGTTCCCGGGCCAAATTCACTTTGGCACATTGACGGCCATCATTCCTTAATAAGATGGAAGTTCGTGATTCATGGCTGTGTTGACGGTTTTTCTAGACGCGTCATGTACTTACTACGTGCTGACAACAACCGTTCTGAAACAGTAGCCACTCTGTTTCAAAGTGCAGCAGAAGAATTTGGGTGGCCTTCACGTGTTAGAGGAGATCATGGAGGTGAGAACGCTATTGTCGATTCTATGATGGGGCAGGTAAGGGGCGATGGGCGTGGAAGTTTTATTGCCGGCTCTTCTATTAGAAACCAGAGGATAGAGAGATTATGGAGTGAGGTTTTTAGGTGTGTCATTTTCCTGTTTTATTGTGCGTTTTATGCGTTGGAGGAAAGTGGTTGTCTGGATTTGGAAAATGATAAGCACGTTTTCGTTTTGCATTATATATTTAAAGCACGTATTAATTATGCACTGAAGGAATTTGCTGCTGCATTCAACAAACGCCCCCTCCGTACAGAAAACAATTGGAGTCCAGATAAGATATGGATCAATGGAATGATAAACCCAGATAATGAAGGACAACCCGCTGTTCGTGATCCAGCTATTACAGAAGCAGTTCCAGAGAACATTGATCTGTATGGAGATGACTGGGATGTACCTCTCCCTGTGGAGAGACTAAACATTGTCGATGTAGACCCACCCAATTGCAATTGGATTTGTTGCAACACTCTTTGAATCCACTCCAGGAGTCTAATGTGTATGGGATTGATCTTTATATGCAAGCTGTCTCTCTTTTGTAAAATGTAATCgactgaatgcataaatggcagcccgcaaaatattctcttgtttatgtgctaattagcctcactagcctcgtttgcatggacaaaatacaaaagaaatgttggttgagaacgaggctagtgagtctcattaacacataaacaaaaaagtatttttttggccgccatttatgcatttggtcaATGGAAATTAAACATAAGTACTCAGAGCTCCACTCTGCACCACCCTCCAAGGcaccaccctgcgagcagagcctctttttgtctttttctttactgaggaggagaaaagtacgCTCTGCCTGAATcccgtcaactctttgaagccgccgcagcccgagcttctggactagtcaatcttgttttctctcgtcaaaccggttattccagtgcgagcgtccctttagtgacaaaaccgatggttataattgagcccgctgtaccatgaaaaaccaagatggcggcgagatctggcatattagacttgggttcgagactgtatcctggcaacatgcagcgcatattcaataaagatcttactcgattcatgcagagcctttctcgagaacgccaaaatcgagcaagcaaaagaaaggctctgcttgcagggtggcAAGGCACCGGCTGCCGGCGAAAATCGCCGCTTGAGAAAGGACTGATCGCCGGTTGGATTTTGGCCGTCGATCGAAGCGACTGAGAAGTTTGCAAATTATTCTCTACAAAGTTTTAAAGTCATTCAATGTGttaaaaaattgaatatctgtTAGTATACGGGATTATCATTAGAATTTATCGATActggaaaagaaataaaagcgtTCTTTTAAGTACTGTTGTGCGTGTCTTCTCGCCATCTTGAAGAATGCCGGATGTTGCGAGACACTAGGAGCAACCTTGTTACCAGGCCTCGAACTTACCGGAATTATCGAAAATTTTGTGTTCCATTCGCAAGAGATGTCGGGTTTATTAGCCTCCCTACCGAGCGTGAGCTCACGTGGACACTTGAAAAAGCGATTAATGGTGGGCAGAGCAGCAATGCTCAGCGTGTGGCTTTGTGTCGAACGATTTCAGACTTTTTCCACAGCATCAATGCAGCAATTTGTTTCCTTCAACCAGCAACGGTATGTTACGCTAACTTCGACTTTCGCTCGTCGTAGTTCTGTTCCCGCCGCGTTCCATTCGACCAGCGAAAATTCCGAAAATTTGAACCGGtgatttttgttgaatggaaagCGTCCACTATTTTCCTCGCATGCGAAatgctcacttccggttgccgtgcgCATGTCCAAACTCGTCGTGGGGTTGCTTAATTAAGTAGcccttaaaggggcactgtcatgagctgcgcatgctcgaatttgtttgctctcgagcccacggaaaattctagccgccatcatggattcacgtttgagtcacgtatattcgctggagtttctcctttgtccaccataACCCTCCCCtgtggacgccattttgaatttgtcgattcaacttgaaaaaagttaacctaacgcttttcaagttttcacaagacgctagcgcatgcgcttctcgcgacagttttcctttaaaaaatatttctcccGAAGACCATAATTTTTTAGGAGAAGTCATGTGTCTTTTCCTCTCTTTTACGCCAGTTTTTTTCTGTTATTCAACGTATACCGTTTGTGACGTttaggttttaaaacctttgcaaaaaccgtagaCGATAatttgcacagcgttggatcagagaagatcttgatcagtcaacattgataaaaaaatatttatgaaagtcaaataGACTAcagcacgactgataaaacaacgcgaaaatatattttttagcgatatttcggctggccaataccagccttcatcaggtttatttatttatactgcttgtaaatattaactttatTCTGTCTCTCAGATAATATGCACGCTATGACTGGTGGATTACATGGGCGTTTTTCCTCATTTGGTGTCATTTTTAACCGAAATATAGAATAAATAATTTGCTAAAGAAAAAACGAGGGGTTTGACATAATACAGCAAATCTCTCGACCTTGGATGGTAAGAGGTATTTAAGCAGTTTggcttttaaaattcaaaaatagCAAACAAGTTTGCAATCGTATGCGGCATTACAGTAGTTTATTTCAATCCGCCTCCTTAAACAACGTATTTATTATACAAATATGGAAATCAAAGTTTAACTTTTGAGACCCTTTCAAATTTCcaaattcttcctttttatCACTTCTTCCTGCAAGACATTTTCCAATCCTCGCGCGTAAATCCACCTAGCTGGTTTTGCATCTCCTACGTCACAATTATTATGAACAAGGC
The genomic region above belongs to Montipora capricornis isolate CH-2021 chromosome 5, ASM3666992v2, whole genome shotgun sequence and contains:
- the LOC138048492 gene encoding uncharacterized protein, which translates into the protein MDLDLDRNVYQVLRQLCSFLTDVYQYWDAKVSQIRRRTVTLPNLGLREMVHSANPGRPPFVIEKELLEDLRSASYTWTDIAKMLGISRWTLYRRVREYNLEHLNRYSDISDDELDELIRGYISRHGNTTGESYLIGFVRSRGLRVQRDRIRRSLTRVDPENTALRWACVITRRVYSVPGPNSLWHIDGHHSLIRWKFVIHGCVDGFSRRVMYLLRADNNRSETVATLFQSAAEEFGWPSRVRGDHGGENAIVDSMMGQVRGDGRGSFIAGSSIRNQRIERLWSEVFRCVIFLFYCAFYALEESGCLDLENDKHVFVLHYIFKARINYALKEFAAAFNKRPLRTENNWSPDKIWINGMINPDNEGQPAVRDPAITEAVPENIDLYGDDWDVPLPVERLNIVDVDPPNCNWICCNTL